A region from the Halobacillus mangrovi genome encodes:
- a CDS encoding AimR family lysis-lysogeny pheromone receptor, translated as MGSHHIIEPNDIHRLHLNHVSPIYDFYHHHLKFNHSAKAREETKGYILSAQFTAFEDQIAAAEFLYMNDYFEGLADLLDSNSYYQEITDLYQIILERKKTPLKEHDLEELKTLSFDHPSLHCLHLFLLAYAHYDIKNYAGMDNYTEDIQDAMLSLKEPLFHYYMRLRFDEMTFHHYWKNNHVILAKKFAYKYINAGLAPRKQLTMHHNLALCHVFDDYDSSIYYARATLEIAKKNNFEESIRMINNQTIPFIASFHCRTENITTDDPVEKAHLAIANGNTETAIRILNSLKELTPFQESYLGLAKKDLRALKRAKDRFINDHRDLFFAQLPEVYMKRLMNAL; from the coding sequence ATGGGAAGCCATCATATCATCGAGCCAAATGACATTCATCGTCTTCACTTGAATCATGTTTCTCCTATTTATGATTTCTATCACCATCACTTAAAGTTCAACCACTCGGCTAAGGCCAGGGAAGAAACAAAAGGTTATATACTATCAGCTCAATTTACTGCTTTCGAAGACCAGATAGCTGCTGCTGAGTTTCTCTACATGAACGATTACTTCGAAGGTTTAGCCGACCTTCTTGATTCTAATTCTTATTACCAAGAAATAACTGATCTCTACCAGATCATTCTTGAACGTAAAAAGACTCCTTTAAAGGAGCACGATTTAGAAGAATTAAAGACCCTTAGTTTTGATCATCCATCCCTCCACTGCCTTCACCTCTTTTTACTTGCGTATGCTCATTACGATATTAAAAACTATGCTGGGATGGACAATTACACGGAGGATATCCAAGATGCCATGCTCTCACTGAAGGAGCCTTTGTTCCATTACTATATGAGACTACGTTTTGACGAGATGACGTTTCATCATTACTGGAAAAACAACCATGTCATTCTCGCAAAAAAATTTGCTTACAAATACATCAACGCAGGATTAGCCCCTCGAAAACAGCTGACTATGCATCACAACCTAGCCCTTTGCCATGTGTTCGACGATTATGATTCGTCCATATATTATGCAAGAGCCACTTTAGAGATTGCGAAAAAGAATAATTTCGAAGAATCCATCCGTATGATAAACAATCAGACAATCCCTTTTATTGCATCTTTTCATTGCAGAACAGAAAACATAACAACTGACGATCCAGTTGAAAAAGCCCATTTAGCTATCGCAAATGGAAACACGGAGACAGCCATTCGGATTCTGAACTCGTTAAAAGAGCTCACACCTTTTCAGGAAAGTTACCTGGGTTTAGCTAAAAAAGACCTGCGTGCTCTAAAACGTGCGAAAGACAGATTTATCAACGATCATCGAGACCTATTTTTTGCTCAGCTACCCGAGGTATATATGAAAAGATTAATGAATGCTTTGTAA
- a CDS encoding DinB family protein, with the protein MNMYCQSAFHQLEVVIASISEIVGQLEEEDLHYRPTKGKYSIGELLEHIAIIPAADGRVLEEASEVQMKDFHHSFQPKTKAEILNRMFDHFALLRSQYENYSEDHLFTETTSWWGVTYTRFEWLLQIVAHMYHHRGQLHAMLVHTYNKDPEILLFE; encoded by the coding sequence ATGAATATGTATTGCCAAAGCGCTTTCCATCAATTAGAAGTCGTCATTGCATCTATATCTGAAATCGTCGGCCAGCTGGAGGAAGAAGATCTTCATTATCGCCCAACGAAAGGAAAATATTCAATCGGTGAACTGCTTGAGCATATCGCTATCATTCCTGCTGCAGATGGCCGTGTACTAGAAGAAGCATCCGAAGTTCAAATGAAAGATTTTCACCATTCATTTCAACCAAAAACTAAGGCCGAGATATTAAATAGAATGTTTGATCATTTTGCCCTGTTAAGATCTCAATATGAAAATTATTCAGAAGACCACCTTTTTACCGAAACAACCTCCTGGTGGGGAGTCACCTATACAAGGTTTGAATGGCTGCTTCAAATCGTTGCTCACATGTACCACCACCGCGGACAATTGCACGCCATGCTTGTCCACACATATAACAAAGACCCAGAGATTCTATTATTCGAATAA
- a CDS encoding Type 1 glutamine amidotransferase-like domain-containing protein, with translation MKQIIAMGGGGFSMEPDNPELDDYILNQVNKEKPKVCFVPTASGDADSYIERFYDFFNQKHCKPNHLSLFKPSTRELRNFVLDQDILYVGGGSTKNMLVLWEEWGLVEILQEALEKGVVLAGISAGAICWFEEGLTDSYGEDLEPLPCLGILKGSCCPHYDGEEKRRPTFLKNIETGTMMPGYALDDGAAVHFIDGELKKVVRSRPQAKAYYVQVTNGKAEEKEL, from the coding sequence ATGAAACAAATTATAGCTATGGGTGGCGGTGGATTTTCTATGGAACCGGATAACCCTGAATTAGATGATTACATACTGAATCAAGTGAATAAGGAGAAGCCAAAGGTTTGTTTCGTTCCGACGGCGAGTGGTGATGCAGACAGCTATATCGAACGCTTTTATGACTTTTTTAACCAAAAGCATTGCAAGCCGAATCATCTCAGCTTATTTAAACCATCGACAAGAGAGCTGAGAAATTTTGTTCTTGATCAGGATATTCTTTATGTCGGTGGTGGATCAACGAAGAATATGCTGGTTCTCTGGGAGGAATGGGGGCTCGTAGAAATCCTACAGGAAGCTTTAGAAAAAGGTGTCGTGCTAGCAGGAATCAGTGCTGGAGCTATCTGCTGGTTTGAGGAGGGTTTGACGGATTCTTACGGAGAAGATCTCGAGCCTCTTCCTTGTTTAGGTATTCTAAAAGGCAGCTGCTGTCCTCATTACGATGGCGAGGAAAAAAGGCGGCCGACCTTCCTAAAGAATATAGAAACAGGAACAATGATGCCAGGCTATGCGTTAGATGATGGTGCTGCTGTTCACTTTATTGATGGAGAATTGAAGAAAGTCGTCCGTTCTCGCCCCCAGGCCAAGGCTTATTATGTCCAAGTAACAAACGGAAAAGCTGAAGAAAAAGAGCTGTAG
- a CDS encoding formate/nitrite transporter family protein: MNENEEYSQNEENENKETNMKNNKIDRPGRQFYIPSQIVDEFGEKGRDHLAKPFRAQFLLALTAGSFMTFGAIFSILLASGVETKGIYHLLSGLGFAAGYAMVFISGSVLFTEINVLLPSYLFNKAGLMKANIYKFWASSYVGNILGAFMVGVLIQLSGSLPGTFYNELSMFLDHKMKFLDYGVKGWFEILVSGILANWLIGMAAFLTTAARDITGKFLGTMLPVILFVAGNFQHSAANMGYFSMGFLASDKYTWYEYIFFNLLPASIGNLIGGGILVSLLFSYAYKEDIQTSLGKGSRK, translated from the coding sequence ATGAATGAAAATGAAGAATATAGTCAAAATGAGGAGAATGAAAATAAAGAAACGAATATGAAGAATAATAAAATTGATCGTCCCGGTCGACAATTTTATATCCCTTCCCAAATCGTAGATGAATTCGGTGAAAAAGGACGCGATCACTTAGCTAAACCATTTAGAGCTCAGTTCTTATTAGCGCTTACCGCAGGATCATTTATGACATTTGGTGCGATCTTTTCGATATTGCTGGCATCCGGCGTGGAAACGAAAGGGATCTATCATTTGCTTTCTGGTCTGGGTTTCGCCGCAGGTTATGCGATGGTGTTCATCTCAGGATCGGTATTATTCACGGAAATCAATGTATTGCTGCCTTCGTATTTATTTAATAAGGCAGGGTTAATGAAAGCGAATATCTATAAATTCTGGGCTTCCTCTTATGTTGGAAACATCCTGGGAGCCTTTATGGTCGGTGTGCTGATTCAGCTGTCAGGGTCGTTACCCGGCACTTTTTACAATGAACTTTCCATGTTTTTAGATCATAAAATGAAATTTCTGGACTATGGAGTCAAAGGATGGTTTGAGATCTTAGTGTCAGGGATATTAGCGAACTGGCTGATTGGAATGGCGGCTTTTCTCACCACAGCAGCCCGAGATATTACGGGGAAGTTCTTAGGTACAATGCTTCCTGTTATATTGTTCGTGGCAGGTAATTTCCAGCACAGTGCCGCCAACATGGGATATTTTAGTATGGGCTTCCTCGCTTCTGATAAATATACGTGGTATGAATACATCTTCTTTAATCTTCTTCCGGCAAGTATCGGGAACTTAATCGGCGGGGGTATATTAGTTTCCCTGTTGTTCTCTTATGCCTATAAAGAAGATATTCAAACCTCCTTAGGGAAGGGATCTAGAAAATAA
- a CDS encoding DUF4064 domain-containing protein: MKRTAEIIFTVIGILLYAIPVVLAGILLSVKDNPDFRAEIERGINTAPNADELGNINMDQMIDFLGTFTTVILVAAVLAIALGVLSIVFLKGDKKPKAAGIILIITAIVMTFGTVGLGLFAGVAYLIAGIIALVRKKKKPAEDPNTLESY, from the coding sequence ATGAAACGTACAGCTGAAATTATTTTTACAGTCATTGGCATACTTTTGTACGCTATTCCTGTTGTGCTCGCTGGAATTTTACTCAGTGTGAAAGACAATCCGGATTTCAGAGCTGAAATCGAGAGAGGCATCAATACCGCTCCGAATGCAGATGAATTAGGTAACATTAATATGGACCAGATGATTGATTTTCTAGGAACATTCACAACCGTGATTCTTGTGGCTGCCGTACTTGCCATTGCGCTTGGTGTCCTCTCAATTGTTTTCCTTAAAGGAGATAAAAAACCGAAAGCAGCAGGTATCATTTTGATCATCACAGCGATTGTGATGACTTTTGGAACGGTTGGTCTCGGGCTATTTGCAGGAGTAGCTTACTTAATTGCTGGAATTATTGCTCTTGTACGTAAAAAGAAAAAGCCAGCAGAAGATCCGAATACATTAGAAAGTTATTGA
- a CDS encoding ABC transporter permease: MSNFFQLVKNEQIKLYSQIATWIMFIILGVLIIGFGIFMKVDASFLGGDVPTGEDWKQELQEQNEQLQDPKFGQSGEQIQYPSMMDIEMNEYRIENNIKPTEYDVWDFLRDNRTNVSVISLFTIIVAAGAIANEFKWGTIKLLLIRPISRTKILFSKYVSVLVFALTMLLFLYVLSFIVGSILFGIDSLNQTYLFRQDGNIQETQIFGHTVAQYLLSSVNLLIMATFAFMISAVFRNSSLAIGVAIFLMMAGNSIVLFLQDKEWAKYILFANTDLNQFIEGTPLISDITPGFSVTVLIVYYIIFVALSWTFFSKRDVAGA; this comes from the coding sequence TTGAGTAACTTCTTTCAATTAGTCAAAAACGAACAAATAAAACTTTACTCTCAAATAGCTACCTGGATTATGTTCATTATTCTAGGGGTACTGATTATTGGGTTTGGTATATTTATGAAAGTCGACGCTTCTTTTCTTGGAGGTGATGTGCCTACAGGAGAGGACTGGAAACAGGAGCTACAAGAACAGAATGAACAACTGCAAGATCCTAAGTTTGGTCAATCAGGTGAGCAGATTCAGTACCCTTCCATGATGGATATAGAAATGAATGAATACCGTATAGAAAATAACATAAAACCAACAGAATACGATGTGTGGGATTTTTTAAGGGATAACCGTACGAATGTCTCGGTTATCAGCTTGTTTACGATTATAGTAGCAGCAGGTGCCATTGCAAATGAATTTAAATGGGGAACCATTAAGCTTTTGTTGATACGCCCGATCTCCCGTACGAAAATCTTGTTCTCGAAATATGTGTCTGTGCTAGTCTTTGCATTGACTATGCTGCTCTTCTTATATGTACTATCCTTCATTGTGGGATCCATCCTTTTTGGAATTGACAGTTTGAATCAAACCTACTTGTTTAGGCAAGATGGCAATATACAGGAAACGCAGATCTTCGGACACACCGTTGCCCAATATTTACTGAGCTCTGTGAATTTGCTGATCATGGCTACTTTCGCTTTCATGATTTCAGCCGTATTCCGGAACAGCTCACTAGCTATCGGTGTTGCGATTTTCCTAATGATGGCGGGGAATTCCATCGTCTTATTCCTTCAGGATAAGGAGTGGGCGAAGTATATTCTGTTTGCCAACACGGACTTGAATCAGTTTATTGAAGGGACCCCGCTAATTTCAGACATCACGCCAGGGTTTTCAGTTACTGTCTTGATCGTGTATTATATAATATTCGTAGCCCTGTCCTGGACTTTCTTTTCAAAAAGGGACGTGGCTGGTGCTTAA
- a CDS encoding ABC transporter ATP-binding protein, with protein sequence MNEAVMQLKNLTKTIGNKPIIKGLNFEIYSGEVFGFLGPNGAGKTTTIRMMVGLMDMTEGDVIIKGHSVKKEYKRAIRHVGGIVENPEMYPFMSGWKNLRHYARMIPGITDERITEVVQLVGLEKRMKDKVGKYSLGMRQRLGIAQALLHNPSILILDEPTNGLDPSGIREIRSYIRRLAAEEGVAVIVSSHILSEMEMMCDRIGIIKSGELISIQPVKEALKQSEKKEVSLEAAPLDKAKGVLADFLEGTVEVEQDVLNFTIQRDQIPQLIQRLVKAEVDVYSVNVKRSTLEDKFLDVIGEGSIE encoded by the coding sequence TTGAATGAAGCAGTCATGCAGTTGAAAAATTTGACAAAAACAATTGGAAATAAACCGATTATTAAAGGTTTGAACTTTGAAATATACAGCGGAGAAGTCTTCGGGTTTCTTGGGCCGAATGGAGCTGGGAAGACGACAACAATCCGCATGATGGTCGGGCTGATGGATATGACAGAAGGCGACGTCATTATAAAGGGGCATAGTGTCAAAAAGGAATACAAGCGAGCGATCCGACATGTTGGGGGGATTGTTGAGAACCCGGAAATGTATCCTTTCATGAGCGGCTGGAAAAATTTGCGTCATTACGCGCGAATGATTCCTGGGATAACGGATGAACGAATTACAGAAGTTGTCCAGCTGGTTGGGTTGGAGAAACGGATGAAAGATAAGGTCGGTAAATATTCATTAGGGATGAGGCAGCGCCTTGGTATTGCCCAGGCATTATTGCACAATCCATCTATCTTGATCTTGGACGAGCCAACTAATGGGTTGGATCCTTCAGGGATCAGAGAGATCCGTTCGTACATTAGGCGGTTAGCTGCAGAAGAGGGGGTCGCCGTCATTGTTTCCAGTCATATTTTATCAGAGATGGAAATGATGTGTGATCGCATCGGCATTATAAAAAGTGGAGAGCTTATTTCTATCCAGCCTGTAAAAGAAGCACTAAAGCAGTCAGAAAAGAAAGAAGTCTCCCTTGAAGCCGCTCCACTTGATAAAGCTAAAGGTGTACTGGCTGACTTCCTTGAGGGAACTGTAGAAGTCGAACAAGATGTATTAAATTTTACAATTCAACGAGATCAAATTCCTCAACTCATACAAAGACTTGTGAAGGCAGAGGTTGATGTATATAGCGTCAACGTTAAACGCTCAACGCTAGAGGATAAATTCTTAGATGTGATTGGAGAGGGATCGATTGAGTAA
- a CDS encoding conserved virulence factor C family protein, with the protein MKIVSIEPTPSPNSMKINLNEQLPDGETHNYKQGDDTSGAPDFVKQLFEIEGVKGLYHVLDFIALERNARVSWETILPEVRSVFGSTLNEEESTTDGDQPQADDSFGEVKVHVQMFRGIPMQVKLEDGDEEKRVGLPERFMNAAMKAAPASPNMIMERQWVEQSPRYGDSDEIGEQVKEEISASYDEERLESLVKQAFDEESDAPEPARSESKVTLETLDHDDWKVRYAALDRMNPTADDYRILDKALDDEKASIRRLATAYLGMIEELETLPYLYKALNDKTVTVRRTAGDCISDLGFKEAMPKMIESLLDSNKLVRWRAAMFLYELGDETALPALKEAAKDPEFEVRLQINMAIERIEGGEEAKGSVWHQMTQATKNKQQ; encoded by the coding sequence ATGAAAATTGTATCGATAGAACCAACGCCTAGCCCTAACTCAATGAAAATCAACTTAAATGAGCAGCTGCCTGATGGTGAAACTCATAACTATAAACAGGGGGATGACACGAGTGGTGCCCCTGATTTTGTTAAGCAACTCTTTGAAATTGAGGGTGTAAAAGGTCTATATCATGTGCTCGACTTCATTGCGCTTGAACGTAATGCGAGAGTCTCATGGGAAACGATTCTTCCTGAAGTCCGTTCCGTATTCGGCTCTACTTTAAATGAAGAGGAATCGACAACTGATGGGGACCAGCCTCAAGCCGATGATTCATTTGGCGAAGTAAAAGTTCACGTACAAATGTTCCGTGGCATTCCCATGCAGGTAAAGCTTGAAGACGGGGATGAAGAAAAACGTGTCGGTCTACCCGAACGGTTCATGAATGCAGCCATGAAAGCTGCCCCAGCTTCTCCGAATATGATCATGGAACGCCAGTGGGTGGAGCAAAGTCCTCGTTATGGTGACTCGGATGAAATCGGCGAACAAGTCAAAGAAGAAATCTCCGCAAGTTACGACGAAGAACGACTTGAATCCCTTGTTAAACAAGCGTTTGATGAGGAATCGGATGCTCCCGAACCTGCTCGCAGCGAGTCGAAGGTTACGTTAGAAACGTTGGATCATGACGACTGGAAAGTTCGGTATGCTGCTTTGGACCGAATGAATCCTACTGCTGATGATTATCGTATTTTGGACAAGGCGTTAGATGATGAGAAAGCGTCGATTCGCAGACTCGCCACTGCGTACTTAGGAATGATTGAAGAATTGGAGACACTCCCTTATCTATACAAAGCTTTAAATGATAAGACAGTTACGGTTCGCCGCACAGCTGGTGACTGCATCTCTGACTTAGGCTTTAAAGAGGCCATGCCAAAAATGATTGAATCCTTATTGGATTCCAATAAGCTTGTTCGCTGGCGTGCTGCGATGTTCTTATATGAACTTGGTGATGAAACCGCTCTTCCTGCTCTAAAAGAAGCAGCAAAAGATCCGGAGTTCGAAGTCCGTTTACAAATCAACATGGCCATTGAACGGATTGAAGGCGGCGAAGAAGCCAAAGGCTCTGTGTGGCACCAAATGACTCAAGCCACTAAAAACAAACAACAATAG
- a CDS encoding BrxA/BrxB family bacilliredoxin yields the protein MNPYEAYMKEISQPMRDELTNAGFSELTTPEEVDEFITSAKGTSLVVINSVCGCAAGLARPSARESLNNEKKPEHLVTVFAGQDREATARMRDYLEGYEPSSPSMALLKDGQILHFIPREEIEDHEVEEIVDNLTTAYNQYC from the coding sequence ATGAATCCATATGAAGCATATATGAAAGAAATCTCTCAACCAATGCGTGATGAATTAACCAATGCCGGTTTCTCCGAATTAACAACACCGGAAGAAGTTGATGAATTCATCACCTCTGCAAAAGGCACTTCTCTTGTCGTTATCAATTCTGTCTGCGGCTGTGCAGCAGGACTTGCCCGTCCATCTGCTAGAGAATCCTTAAACAATGAAAAGAAACCTGAACACCTTGTTACTGTTTTTGCCGGGCAAGATCGTGAAGCCACTGCTCGTATGCGAGACTATTTGGAAGGCTATGAACCATCTTCCCCTTCTATGGCTCTGTTAAAGGATGGCCAGATCCTTCACTTCATCCCGCGCGAAGAGATTGAAGATCACGAGGTTGAAGAAATTGTTGATAACTTGACTACTGCTTACAACCAATACTGCTAA
- a CDS encoding response regulator transcription factor — MNQKSVLIADDEASIVDVCKRYLEREGYQIHTADDGQKALDLWKKHQPDLIILDLMMPKVDGWRVCETVRTNDETPILMLTAKSEDYDRLFGLTIGANDYMSKPFNPQELVLRVKSIFRLIDSSRPSTQHTNETIETGGITLNTITREVTAHGIAVNLTVKEFDLLYLLVTHPKQVFSRSQLLHQIWDTVYEGDTTTVTVHLRRLREKIEKDPSHPTLLHTVWGIGYKFDPGESR; from the coding sequence ATGAACCAGAAGTCTGTTTTGATCGCGGATGACGAGGCTTCCATTGTGGATGTTTGCAAGCGTTATTTAGAACGAGAAGGCTACCAAATTCACACGGCTGATGACGGTCAGAAAGCCCTGGACCTATGGAAAAAGCATCAGCCTGATCTCATCATCCTTGACTTGATGATGCCTAAAGTTGATGGGTGGAGGGTTTGTGAGACAGTCCGCACAAATGATGAAACCCCGATTCTTATGCTAACGGCCAAATCAGAGGATTATGACCGATTATTCGGCCTTACAATTGGGGCAAATGACTATATGAGTAAACCCTTCAATCCTCAGGAGCTCGTGCTGCGAGTCAAATCAATCTTCCGGTTGATCGATTCGTCCAGGCCTTCTACTCAACATACGAATGAAACGATTGAAACAGGAGGAATCACTTTAAATACAATCACGAGAGAAGTGACTGCTCATGGAATAGCTGTAAACTTGACCGTGAAAGAATTCGATTTGCTGTACCTTTTAGTAACGCATCCGAAACAAGTGTTTTCAAGAAGCCAACTGCTCCATCAGATTTGGGATACGGTCTATGAGGGCGACACGACAACTGTTACGGTTCATCTTCGCCGGTTGAGGGAAAAGATAGAAAAAGATCCTTCACACCCTACTCTGCTCCATACGGTGTGGGGAATCGGATATAAGTTCGATCCGGGGGAATCACGATGA
- a CDS encoding sensor histidine kinase codes for MKIKTIFLLANGSSILLMSTFLIISYFSMLLSVKMIVWLSVLTLFSAVLSFLVYYLLTSPVERSIQRLTDEAQHISSQDFGSPIPEEGPKEIRFLTRQFNDMNHRLRQSFQQIQKAEKSRRELVANISHDLRTPMSSIRAFIQAIQDGIVDDPKSKAQYMHTISLEVERLDQMIQQLFELSVYDSGKMELHKEWVSLDQWLLEVMEHKRFSLEEQGRQVIIDLPDRVQKALFDKEKMKRVMINLLDNAMRHSNPDTNIDILIQQNDSTLLLAVSDQGEGISKEHHELIFERTYRIEASRNQKYAGTGLGLAIAKHIVEAHKGKINVNSEPGKGATFQILLPLEGV; via the coding sequence ATGAAGATTAAAACGATTTTTTTACTTGCCAATGGAAGCAGTATTCTCCTTATGAGTACTTTTTTAATCATCAGTTATTTCTCTATGCTTCTATCTGTCAAAATGATTGTGTGGCTTTCCGTTCTTACCTTATTCTCTGCCGTCCTTTCTTTCTTGGTTTATTACTTATTAACTTCCCCAGTAGAGAGATCCATCCAGCGATTAACGGATGAGGCTCAACACATTTCAAGCCAAGATTTCGGTTCACCGATTCCTGAAGAAGGACCGAAAGAAATCCGCTTTCTCACCCGTCAATTCAATGACATGAACCACCGATTACGACAATCTTTCCAACAGATTCAAAAGGCGGAAAAGTCCAGGCGTGAACTCGTTGCCAATATCTCTCATGACCTCCGAACTCCAATGTCTTCCATTAGGGCATTTATTCAAGCAATCCAAGATGGCATCGTGGATGATCCAAAGTCCAAGGCTCAGTATATGCATACGATTTCTCTCGAAGTCGAGCGACTTGACCAAATGATCCAGCAGCTTTTCGAACTCTCCGTCTATGATTCTGGAAAAATGGAACTCCATAAAGAATGGGTCTCCCTTGACCAGTGGCTACTTGAGGTAATGGAGCATAAACGCTTTTCCCTTGAAGAACAAGGTAGACAGGTGATTATAGATTTGCCTGACCGTGTGCAAAAAGCACTTTTTGACAAAGAAAAAATGAAACGGGTTATGATTAACCTCCTTGATAATGCCATGCGTCACTCTAACCCAGATACCAATATCGATATTCTCATCCAGCAAAATGATTCAACTCTCCTACTGGCAGTTTCTGATCAAGGAGAAGGAATTAGTAAAGAGCATCATGAACTTATTTTTGAGCGTACGTATCGTATCGAAGCGTCTCGAAACCAAAAGTACGCAGGTACGGGACTAGGACTTGCTATAGCTAAACATATCGTCGAGGCCCATAAAGGCAAGATCAATGTGAACAGCGAGCCAGGAAAAGGGGCCACTTTTCAAATTCTATTGCCACTTGAAGGAGTGTAA
- a CDS encoding molybdopterin-dependent oxidoreductase: MDTSVFYQLQKKFGQQLKQVHHWNAILFTFLAFTGLILVSSDFRQWVPQVRIWVKDVHIWAGFVSILPLVFYGPKMIRHLQTLRKRKANRQNLYVVLIILVSLILSGLVLTYHRSFAPWFSSFALVVHDLMTWIGVPYLIYHSITRSLWFKKLEKQRLEKLKEKRMVIEDGNPILSRRTLLRRGTGAAIALIFTPFIYQWVKPYLGSPSPPPSSSPLPLTEAFSPLPSPSTKSKPPIGGGRRGNFRYYTVTTMPEINDQNFSFKIDGLVDQPQSWNWKQFVELNRDVQVSNFHCVTGWSVYDVTWEGIKLKDLLERATIKKEAKYVKFYSQDGVYTDTLTIEQAMGDDIMVAMLIDGELIENRNGGPVRLIVPKMYAYKSVKWLNRIELIDHEHIGYWEKRGYDKNAWIKS, from the coding sequence GTGGATACAAGCGTGTTCTATCAACTGCAGAAGAAATTTGGACAACAGTTAAAACAGGTTCACCACTGGAACGCCATCCTCTTCACTTTTCTCGCTTTTACCGGCCTCATCCTCGTCTCCTCTGATTTCAGGCAGTGGGTTCCACAAGTAAGAATCTGGGTGAAAGACGTTCATATTTGGGCAGGTTTTGTCAGTATTCTACCGTTAGTTTTCTATGGGCCAAAAATGATTCGTCACTTACAAACACTTCGAAAAAGAAAAGCCAACAGACAGAACCTCTACGTCGTCTTAATTATTCTTGTATCATTGATTCTGTCAGGGCTTGTCTTAACTTATCACCGCAGCTTCGCCCCCTGGTTCAGTTCTTTTGCTTTAGTTGTCCACGATCTCATGACATGGATTGGCGTGCCTTACCTTATTTATCACAGCATTACGAGAAGCTTGTGGTTTAAAAAATTGGAAAAGCAACGATTAGAAAAACTAAAGGAGAAAAGGATGGTCATCGAGGACGGGAACCCAATATTAAGCAGGCGTACGCTTTTACGACGCGGGACAGGTGCCGCGATAGCATTGATATTTACACCGTTCATCTATCAATGGGTAAAACCTTATCTAGGATCACCTTCCCCCCCTCCGTCCTCGTCACCGTTACCGCTAACAGAAGCGTTTTCCCCTTTACCTTCACCATCCACCAAGTCGAAGCCTCCGATTGGCGGAGGGCGAAGAGGAAACTTTCGTTATTACACGGTAACAACGATGCCGGAAATCAACGATCAAAATTTTTCCTTCAAAATCGACGGACTCGTAGACCAACCTCAATCATGGAATTGGAAGCAATTTGTCGAGCTGAATCGTGATGTGCAAGTATCGAATTTCCACTGTGTGACAGGCTGGAGCGTCTATGATGTTACGTGGGAAGGAATTAAACTGAAAGATTTGCTGGAACGGGCCACCATCAAAAAGGAAGCCAAATATGTGAAATTTTACTCCCAGGACGGTGTGTACACCGACACCTTAACAATTGAACAGGCAATGGGTGATGACATTATGGTCGCGATGCTGATTGACGGTGAGCTCATCGAGAATCGTAACGGTGGTCCAGTCCGGTTGATCGTTCCTAAAATGTACGCCTATAAGTCAGTAAAGTGGCTAAACCGCATTGAATTGATCGACCATGAGCATATCGGGTACTGGGAAAAGCGAGGCTACGATAAAAATGCCTGGATCAAATCGTGA
- the mscL gene encoding large conductance mechanosensitive channel protein MscL, whose amino-acid sequence MGLFREFREFTVRGSAVDMGVGMVLGAAFSGFIDSLVTDILLPPIGLLYSKMNFESLFISLTGDFYPSLSAAKEAGAATINYGLFITATVRFLIILFAVFLVVRQINRWKKPHQHPLHSMTKKECPYCCMPIPTQAVICPNCASSLAKKEDRWKSSKPKWRVK is encoded by the coding sequence ATGGGGTTGTTTCGTGAATTCCGCGAGTTCACTGTCAGGGGGAGCGCGGTCGATATGGGAGTCGGGATGGTGTTAGGCGCGGCTTTTAGTGGATTCATCGATTCGCTCGTCACAGACATCCTTCTTCCGCCAATCGGACTATTGTATTCGAAAATGAATTTTGAGAGTTTGTTTATAAGTCTGACAGGAGATTTTTATCCTTCTTTATCTGCAGCAAAGGAAGCAGGGGCTGCAACCATTAATTATGGGTTGTTTATTACAGCCACTGTGAGGTTTTTGATCATTCTATTTGCTGTTTTTTTAGTGGTGAGACAGATCAACCGTTGGAAAAAACCCCACCAGCATCCGTTGCATTCGATGACAAAAAAAGAATGCCCTTATTGTTGCATGCCAATTCCAACTCAGGCAGTTATTTGTCCAAACTGCGCTTCTTCTCTTGCGAAAAAAGAGGATCGGTGGAAGTCTTCCAAACCGAAGTGGAGAGTAAAATAA